From one Thalassobaculum sp. OXR-137 genomic stretch:
- a CDS encoding shikimate kinase, with amino-acid sequence MAARPSSQAALTESTSQNVAEIGEVMGDLVDEPLEHEAGAEAPPAALLARPLVLVGLMGAGKSSIGRRLAHRFGVAFADADTEIEKAAGRTIPEIFEAFGEEEFRNGERRVIRRLIESGGPRVLATGGGAFMADDTRALIKAEATSLWLKADFETLFERVSKRSNRPLLKTADPKATLRDLMQKRYPIYGEADLVVETQRVPIEETVDKVYHAVLDHLAREATPYP; translated from the coding sequence ATGGCGGCTCGTCCGAGCTCACAGGCTGCATTGACCGAATCGACCTCCCAGAACGTCGCGGAGATCGGTGAGGTCATGGGCGATCTCGTCGACGAGCCGTTGGAGCACGAGGCCGGCGCCGAGGCCCCGCCCGCGGCCCTGCTCGCCCGTCCCCTGGTGCTGGTCGGGCTGATGGGCGCCGGCAAGAGCAGCATCGGACGCCGTCTGGCCCACCGCTTCGGCGTCGCCTTCGCCGATGCCGACACCGAGATCGAGAAGGCGGCCGGCCGGACGATCCCCGAGATCTTCGAGGCGTTCGGCGAGGAGGAGTTCCGCAACGGAGAGCGGCGGGTGATCCGCCGCCTGATCGAAAGCGGCGGCCCGCGCGTCCTGGCGACCGGCGGCGGCGCCTTCATGGCCGACGACACCCGCGCCCTGATCAAGGCGGAGGCCACCTCGCTCTGGCTGAAGGCGGATTTCGAGACCCTGTTCGAGCGGGTCTCCAAGCGGTCGAACCGGCCGCTGCTGAAGACCGCCGATCCCAAGGCGACCCTGCGCGACCTGATGCAGAAGCGCTATCCCATCTATGGCGAGGCCGATCTCGTCGTGGAAACCCAGCGCGTTCCGATTGAGGAGACGGTCGATAAGGTCTATCACGCCGTCCTCGACCACCTGGCGCGTGAGGCCACGCCCTACCCATGA
- the aroB gene encoding 3-dehydroquinate synthase, with protein sequence MTQTASSDIETVEVDLADRRYDIRVGAGLIAAADRELSDLIDGRHLVIIADEGLTGPHLGALEAALRGSTARRVDTLTTPAGESGKTFARYQDLCERALALGIDRRTLIVAFGGGVVGDLAGFVAASLLRGLDFIQIPTTLLAQVDSSVGGKTGINTAHGKNLVGAFHQPRRVLIDTAVLDTLPERELLAGYAEVAKYGALGDRGFFEWLEQHGKAVVAGDPAARRKAIVASCRAKAEVVAGDEREQAGGRRALLNLGHTFGHALEAMAGYDGSLLHGEAVAVGMVLAARLSVQIGACTGQDAERLTKHLAAVGLRTELDQVDPHRTWSADELLAHMTKDKKARDGRIVFVLLDALGEARVRDDVDPAQARALLTRQKAA encoded by the coding sequence ATGACCCAGACCGCATCGAGCGACATCGAAACCGTGGAGGTCGATCTCGCGGACCGGCGGTACGACATCCGTGTCGGCGCCGGCCTGATCGCCGCGGCCGACCGCGAACTGTCAGATCTGATCGACGGCCGCCACCTCGTCATCATCGCCGACGAAGGGCTGACCGGCCCGCATCTCGGCGCGCTGGAAGCGGCGCTGCGCGGCTCCACCGCGCGCCGGGTCGACACCCTGACCACCCCGGCCGGCGAGTCCGGCAAGACCTTCGCCCGCTACCAGGACCTGTGCGAGCGCGCCCTGGCGCTGGGCATCGACCGGCGCACGCTGATCGTCGCCTTCGGCGGCGGCGTCGTCGGCGACCTCGCCGGGTTCGTGGCGGCCAGCCTGCTGCGCGGCCTCGACTTCATCCAGATCCCGACCACCCTGCTGGCCCAGGTGGACAGCTCGGTCGGCGGCAAGACCGGCATCAACACCGCCCACGGCAAGAACCTTGTCGGCGCCTTCCACCAGCCGCGCCGGGTGCTGATCGACACCGCCGTCCTCGACACCCTGCCGGAGCGCGAACTGCTGGCCGGCTATGCCGAGGTGGCGAAATACGGCGCGCTCGGCGACCGCGGCTTCTTCGAGTGGCTGGAACAGCACGGCAAGGCGGTCGTCGCCGGCGATCCGGCGGCCCGGCGCAAGGCCATCGTCGCCTCCTGCCGGGCCAAGGCCGAGGTCGTGGCCGGCGACGAGCGCGAACAGGCCGGCGGCCGGCGCGCCCTGCTCAATCTGGGTCATACCTTCGGCCACGCCCTGGAAGCCATGGCCGGCTATGACGGCTCGCTGCTGCACGGCGAGGCGGTGGCGGTCGGCATGGTGCTGGCGGCGCGGCTGTCCGTACAGATCGGCGCCTGCACCGGCCAGGACGCCGAGCGGCTGACCAAGCATCTGGCGGCGGTCGGCCTGCGCACCGAGCTGGACCAGGTCGATCCCCACCGCACCTGGAGCGCGGACGAGCTGCTGGCGCACATGACCAAGGACAAGAAGGCGCGCGACGGCCGCATCGTCTTCGTGCTGCTGGACGCGCTCGGCGAGGCCCGGGTGCGCGACGATGTCGACCCGGCGCAGGCCCGCGCCCTTCTCACCCGGCAGAAGGCGGCCTGA
- a CDS encoding HlyC/CorC family transporter — MDFLTTIEIDVETAITLGVIFFLILMSGFFSGSETALTAASKARLSQLARKGSTRAATVVELKEKSDSLIGAILIGNNIANILASALATSAMIALMGENGVAIATVVMTVLVVIFAEVLPKTYAINNPDKMALVVGPLIRALVFVLTPFTWATRVIVGATLKLFGVSVAAGLGHDEREEELRGLIEMHADGGQEVEHERAMLRSILDLADVEVEEIMTHRGSVRMIDADAPIDELLAQVLESPFTRLPLYREDQDNIVGVLHVKALLRAIRAAKGMTPEAFDVMAIAAEPWFIPDTTTLLDQLQAFRERREHFAVVVDEYGSFMGVVTLEDILEEIVGDILDEHDVAVSGVRPQPDGSFVVEGSVTIRDLNREFEWNLPDEEASTIAGLVLYEARKIPEVGQEFSFHGFRFRILRRHRNQMTLLRMTPITQPASS, encoded by the coding sequence ATGGACTTCCTCACGACGATCGAGATCGATGTCGAGACGGCGATCACCCTTGGGGTGATCTTCTTCCTGATTCTGATGTCCGGCTTCTTCTCCGGCTCGGAGACCGCGCTGACCGCCGCCAGCAAGGCGCGGCTGAGCCAGCTCGCCCGCAAGGGCAGCACCCGGGCGGCCACGGTGGTCGAGCTGAAGGAGAAGAGCGACAGCCTGATCGGGGCCATCCTGATCGGCAACAACATCGCCAACATCCTGGCCTCCGCCCTGGCCACCAGCGCCATGATCGCGCTGATGGGGGAGAACGGCGTGGCCATCGCCACCGTCGTCATGACCGTGCTGGTGGTAATCTTCGCCGAGGTGCTGCCGAAGACCTACGCCATCAACAACCCGGACAAGATGGCCCTGGTGGTCGGTCCGCTGATCCGCGCCCTGGTCTTCGTCCTCACCCCCTTCACCTGGGCGACCCGGGTGATCGTCGGCGCCACCCTGAAACTGTTCGGGGTCTCCGTCGCCGCCGGTCTCGGCCATGACGAGCGCGAGGAGGAACTGCGCGGGCTGATCGAGATGCACGCGGATGGCGGCCAGGAGGTCGAGCACGAGCGCGCCATGCTGCGCTCCATCCTCGACCTGGCCGATGTGGAGGTCGAGGAGATCATGACCCACCGGGGCTCGGTGCGGATGATCGATGCCGACGCCCCGATCGACGAGCTGCTGGCCCAGGTGCTGGAAAGCCCGTTCACCCGCCTGCCGCTGTACCGCGAGGACCAGGACAACATCGTCGGCGTGCTGCACGTCAAGGCGCTGCTGCGGGCGATCCGCGCGGCCAAGGGGATGACGCCGGAAGCCTTCGACGTCATGGCGATCGCGGCGGAACCCTGGTTCATCCCGGACACCACCACCCTGCTCGACCAGCTCCAGGCGTTCCGCGAGCGGCGCGAGCATTTCGCCGTGGTGGTCGACGAGTACGGCAGCTTCATGGGCGTGGTGACCCTGGAGGACATCCTGGAGGAGATCGTCGGCGACATCCTGGACGAGCACGACGTGGCCGTCTCCGGCGTCCGGCCGCAGCCCGACGGGTCCTTCGTGGTCGAGGGATCGGTGACGATCCGCGACCTGAACCGCGAGTTCGAGTGGAACCTGCCGGACGAAGAGGCCTCCACCATCGCCGGGCTCGTGCTATACGAGGCCCGGAAGATCCCCGAGGTCGGGCAGGAATTCTCCTTCCACGGCTTCCGCTTCCGGATCCTGCGCCGGCACCGCAACCAGATGACGCTGCTGCGCATGACCCCGATCACCCAGCCGGCCAGTTCCTGA
- a CDS encoding DUF2889 domain-containing protein, translating into MPLSPPVEREPVHDRTIVCKGWRRSDGMWDIEGHLVDTKSYAFPNEFRGTVEPGQAIHDMWLRLTIDADMTVHGAEASTDASPFPICPSITPNFKRLEGLSIGAGWRKQVRERLGGVEGCTHLVELLGPLATVAYQTIFGEKSRMQREAEERGEAPKKTEGSSRPPRLLNTCHAFSDTGPVVEKMWPQWHRPNAEAGE; encoded by the coding sequence ATGCCGCTGAGCCCTCCCGTAGAGCGTGAACCCGTCCATGACCGCACCATCGTCTGCAAGGGCTGGCGGCGCAGCGACGGAATGTGGGACATCGAAGGCCATCTGGTCGACACCAAGAGCTACGCCTTCCCCAACGAGTTCCGCGGCACCGTGGAGCCGGGCCAGGCGATCCACGACATGTGGCTGCGCCTGACCATCGACGCGGACATGACGGTTCACGGCGCCGAGGCCTCGACCGACGCCAGCCCGTTCCCGATCTGCCCGTCGATCACGCCGAACTTCAAGCGGCTGGAGGGCCTGTCCATCGGCGCCGGCTGGCGCAAGCAGGTGCGCGAGCGTCTGGGCGGCGTGGAGGGCTGCACCCATCTGGTCGAACTGCTCGGCCCGCTGGCGACGGTGGCCTACCAGACGATCTTCGGCGAGAAGTCCCGCATGCAGCGCGAGGCGGAGGAGCGGGGCGAGGCGCCGAAGAAGACCGAGGGCTCCAGCCGGCCCCCGCGCCTGCTCAACACGTGCCACGCGTTTTCCGACACCGGCCCGGTGGTCGAGAAAATGTGGCCGCAATGGCACCGGCCGAACGCGGAGGCGGGGGAGTAG